A genomic window from Gemmatimonadaceae bacterium includes:
- the carA gene encoding glutamine-hydrolyzing carbamoyl-phosphate synthase small subunit, which yields MTSLSHDEPGFLLLEDGTLFFGRLHAPLTSPAVAEVVFTTSMSGYQETFTDPSYRAQIVVMTAPMIGNYGVNSEDPESEKPQVAGVVVRELSESHSNWRAEQGLGEWLIAAQVPVISEVDTRRLTRHLRTVGVLRGIIAAGVEPTDAHRTELAACPSMSGLDLASKVSTSKQYLWGDPKAAHHIVAYDYGIKRNILRMFENRGCRITVVPSTTPAKDVLKLKPDGVFLSNGPGDPEAVSYAPANIRAVVEAGVPVFGICLGHQLLGITFGGQTTKLPFGHRGGNHPVKDLATGDVLITSQNHGFAVQGGAEGIPGAPELQVTHLNLNDGTVEGLRHRSKPVFGVQYHPEAAPGPHDAVPHFDEFIGALSGKR from the coding sequence GTGACGTCGCTCTCGCACGATGAACCAGGGTTCCTCCTCCTCGAGGACGGGACCCTTTTTTTTGGCCGTCTCCACGCGCCCCTGACTTCGCCCGCCGTCGCCGAGGTGGTGTTCACGACCTCGATGAGCGGCTATCAGGAGACATTCACCGACCCGTCCTACCGCGCTCAAATCGTGGTGATGACGGCGCCGATGATCGGGAACTATGGGGTGAACTCCGAGGACCCTGAATCGGAGAAGCCGCAGGTAGCTGGCGTGGTCGTCCGGGAGCTCTCTGAGTCGCATTCCAACTGGCGGGCGGAGCAGGGGCTCGGCGAGTGGCTTATTGCCGCGCAAGTACCTGTCATTTCAGAAGTTGACACGCGCCGTCTGACGCGTCACTTGAGGACCGTTGGCGTCCTCCGCGGCATCATCGCCGCCGGCGTCGAGCCCACCGACGCGCACCGCACCGAGCTGGCGGCCTGCCCGTCAATGTCGGGGCTCGATCTGGCGTCCAAGGTCAGCACCTCGAAGCAGTACCTGTGGGGCGACCCCAAGGCGGCGCACCACATCGTGGCCTACGACTACGGCATCAAGCGCAACATCCTGCGGATGTTCGAGAATCGCGGATGCCGCATCACCGTGGTGCCGTCCACGACACCGGCCAAGGATGTGCTGAAGCTCAAGCCGGACGGCGTGTTTCTCTCCAATGGCCCCGGCGACCCGGAGGCCGTGAGCTACGCGCCCGCCAACATCAGGGCGGTGGTCGAGGCGGGCGTGCCCGTCTTCGGCATCTGCCTCGGCCACCAGCTGCTCGGCATCACCTTTGGCGGTCAGACGACCAAGCTGCCGTTCGGACATCGCGGCGGGAATCACCCGGTGAAGGACCTGGCCACTGGCGACGTGCTGATCACCTCCCAGAACCACGGCTTCGCGGTGCAGGGCGGGGCCGAGGGCATCCCGGGTGCGCCGGAGCTCCAGGTGACCCACTTGAATCTCAATGACGGCACCGTGGAGGGGCTGCGGCACCGCTCCAAGCCGGTTTTCGGCGTCCAGTACCACCCCGAGGCCGCCCCGGGGCCGCACGACGCCGTCCCGCACTTCGACGAGTTCATCGGCGCCCTCAGCGGCAAGCGCTAG
- a CDS encoding AAA family ATPase, with protein sequence MEPIDSALQRFSQLHGEIELYKKSVVSEQDTRVKVIDRILSDVLGWTFEDIMTESMAGSGYIDYRLCNQSLTRVIVEAKRDGLPLLAPTARPGRSYKLSGPIFKEAATREGLQQAIRYCGMRNAELAVVTNGHEWIVFRGSRLGDGRDTLDGMAFVFPGYEAIKSEFALFWALLSPENVAQLAFRAHFQEAEGRPLRTHEFRRALRNPDSRVLLAQSTLMSDIERVMTSFFRRLSGDDDPDLLAKCFVVSRESQHADERLARISDDLLGRIKNLDTDEGRELSSVISRVRDTGRNEFVLLIGTKGAGKSTFIDRFFKFVLPRPLAGELVVARINLADSDGNDSEVSEWLNRRLLSALEQAVFGEKGPSFDELKGMFFDEYKRRSEGTLKYLYESDKVSFQIDFGRMIEERRETRPHEYIKRLLQHIVNVRRMLPCLVFDNADHFTIEFQERVFQYARSLYESELSLVVMPITDRTSWQLSREGALRSFENESLFLPTPLPMVVLKKRIEFLESRLHEEKREPGRGYFIGRGISLSLDNLTAFTAALQGIFLKSGDVAYWIGNLANNDVRRCLELAKYLVSSPRLEVAELLKTYIAGSSIVLPAWRVKKALVNGRYDIFSSTENTFVRNVFALDEDLEHSPLLGLRLLQVLRDTSKHDPTDPFMPVEHVIDYFRAMHVEPRATTRILGKMLEYGLCGSYDPTITEIAKAKRVELTPAGFQHLRWGTRDQAYISEMLLVTPIASSEAHASLAALQRQSRKVAWAPMGREFVRYVCSEDEKYCRVPAHPAYDNQSQLVAQLRAVYPEEDRADHALDHQL encoded by the coding sequence ATGGAACCCATCGACTCGGCGCTGCAGAGATTCTCCCAGCTCCACGGCGAGATTGAGCTTTACAAGAAGTCGGTCGTGTCCGAACAGGATACCCGCGTAAAAGTGATTGACCGCATCCTCTCCGACGTTCTTGGCTGGACCTTCGAAGACATTATGACGGAGAGCATGGCAGGATCCGGATACATTGACTATCGGCTCTGCAACCAGTCGCTAACTCGGGTAATTGTCGAGGCGAAGCGGGACGGCCTGCCCCTCCTTGCTCCAACCGCGCGCCCCGGGCGAAGCTACAAGCTCTCAGGCCCCATCTTCAAAGAAGCGGCGACCCGCGAAGGGCTGCAACAAGCGATTCGGTATTGCGGCATGCGGAACGCTGAACTCGCCGTGGTGACGAACGGACACGAATGGATCGTGTTCCGTGGAAGCAGACTGGGGGACGGGCGCGACACACTTGATGGCATGGCGTTCGTATTCCCGGGATACGAGGCGATCAAGAGCGAGTTTGCGCTCTTTTGGGCTCTGTTGTCGCCCGAGAACGTGGCTCAACTGGCCTTTCGCGCTCACTTTCAAGAAGCGGAGGGGCGCCCGCTTCGCACCCACGAGTTTCGGCGTGCGTTGCGCAACCCCGATTCACGCGTGCTTCTCGCACAGTCAACGCTGATGTCCGATATCGAACGCGTCATGACCTCGTTCTTTCGCCGCCTTAGTGGCGATGACGATCCAGATCTGTTGGCGAAATGCTTCGTAGTGTCGAGAGAGAGCCAGCACGCGGACGAGAGGCTCGCACGAATCTCAGACGACTTGCTGGGGAGAATCAAGAACCTGGACACGGATGAAGGCCGCGAACTGTCATCAGTCATCTCTCGCGTGAGAGATACCGGCCGAAACGAGTTCGTACTGCTGATCGGTACCAAAGGTGCGGGCAAGTCAACGTTCATCGATCGCTTCTTCAAGTTCGTCTTGCCGCGTCCTCTGGCTGGCGAGCTGGTCGTCGCCCGAATAAACCTCGCTGACAGCGACGGAAACGACTCTGAGGTGTCTGAGTGGCTCAACCGTCGCCTGTTGAGCGCTCTCGAGCAGGCAGTGTTTGGCGAGAAGGGGCCGAGCTTCGATGAGCTGAAGGGAATGTTCTTCGACGAATACAAGAGGCGCTCAGAAGGAACCTTAAAGTACCTCTACGAAAGCGACAAAGTGTCTTTCCAGATCGACTTTGGACGAATGATTGAAGAGCGTCGAGAGACACGGCCGCACGAATACATTAAAAGATTGCTGCAACACATCGTCAACGTCCGGCGGATGTTACCGTGTCTGGTGTTCGACAACGCCGACCATTTCACAATCGAATTCCAGGAGCGTGTGTTTCAGTATGCACGTTCCCTGTACGAATCGGAACTGAGTCTCGTGGTAATGCCGATTACGGATCGCACGAGCTGGCAACTTTCGCGGGAGGGCGCTCTTCGGAGTTTTGAGAACGAATCGCTATTCCTACCGACTCCCCTCCCGATGGTTGTGCTCAAGAAGCGCATCGAGTTTCTTGAGTCGCGACTGCACGAGGAGAAGCGCGAACCGGGACGAGGCTACTTCATCGGCCGCGGCATTTCACTTTCGCTGGACAACCTCACGGCCTTTACCGCTGCCCTGCAGGGAATCTTCCTGAAGTCGGGCGATGTCGCGTATTGGATTGGGAATCTTGCGAATAACGACGTTCGCCGGTGCCTCGAGCTCGCTAAGTACCTTGTTTCGAGTCCCCGGCTTGAGGTCGCAGAGTTGCTCAAGACCTACATCGCAGGCTCGTCAATCGTTCTGCCGGCTTGGAGAGTCAAGAAGGCCCTGGTGAACGGGCGATACGACATCTTCTCCAGCACCGAGAACACCTTCGTGCGCAACGTCTTTGCACTTGATGAAGATCTTGAGCACTCCCCTCTGCTTGGATTGCGTCTCCTGCAGGTGCTTCGCGACACCTCTAAGCACGACCCCACGGACCCGTTCATGCCGGTCGAGCACGTTATCGACTACTTCAGAGCGATGCACGTAGAGCCGCGGGCAACCACACGCATACTGGGGAAGATGCTCGAGTATGGCCTCTGCGGCTCCTATGACCCAACGATAACAGAGATTGCGAAAGCTAAACGGGTAGAATTGACGCCAGCCGGATTTCAGCACCTCCGCTGGGGGACTCGCGATCAAGCGTACATCTCAGAGATGCTACTCGTGACACCTATCGCTTCTTCCGAAGCGCACGCATCACTGGCTGCCTTGCAGCGGCAGAGCCGCAAAGTCGCATGGGCTCCAATGGGTCGCGAGTTCGTGCGCTACGTGTGTTCGGAGGACGAGAAGTACTGCCGTGTCCCGGCGCATCCTGCTTACGACAATCAATCCCAACTCGTGGCGCAATTGCGCGCCGTCTATCCTGAGGAGGACCGAGCGGATCACGCGTTGGACCATCAATTGTAG
- a CDS encoding integration host factor subunit beta translates to MTKADLVERVTEAMSQTSGPMISKKDCARVVDSFLDAIKDALKEQKNIEVRGFGTFKIRNRKTRMARNPRTGAPVEVSARPVPVFKPSKELRALVADLEMVPEEG, encoded by the coding sequence ATGACCAAAGCGGACCTTGTGGAGCGTGTCACGGAGGCGATGTCCCAGACCTCCGGCCCGATGATTTCCAAGAAGGACTGCGCACGCGTGGTCGATTCATTCCTGGACGCCATCAAGGACGCGCTCAAGGAACAGAAGAACATCGAGGTGCGAGGGTTCGGCACCTTCAAGATTCGCAACCGGAAGACCCGGATGGCGCGTAACCCGCGCACCGGTGCACCGGTTGAGGTTTCCGCCCGTCCGGTCCCGGTGTTCAAGCCCAGCAAGGAGTTGCGGGCCCTCGTCGCCGATCTGGAGATGGTGCCCGAGGAGGGGTGA
- the moaA gene encoding GTP 3',8-cyclase MoaA: protein MTLPAPLKDQHGRSIEYLRISVTDRCNFRCVYCMPAEGLPWLPKQEILSYEEITEVVRQLAPLGLRRLRLTGGEPTIRPELVRLVQMLRAVPGIEDIALSTNGAKLPTMARELRAAGLDRVNLSADSLRPERIVAIARRDLKFEPVQAIRAALAAGLEPVKVNVVVMRGLNDDEIEDFARLTLELPIHVRFIELMPVGEMAHLTDAHIVPSDEVLRRVAGIAPLEGAAGPAKGNGPAKYYRLAGAAGTVGVITPMTHTYCGDCNRVRLTADGRLRTCLYGDHEVNLREPLRAGLGLEPLFVQALAEKPKEHNLLQLRVGGLKALSQVGG from the coding sequence GTGACGCTGCCCGCCCCGCTCAAGGACCAGCACGGGCGCTCGATCGAGTACCTGCGCATCTCCGTGACCGACCGCTGCAACTTCCGCTGCGTGTATTGTATGCCGGCGGAGGGACTGCCCTGGCTCCCGAAGCAGGAGATCCTCAGCTACGAGGAGATCACCGAGGTCGTGCGCCAGCTTGCGCCGCTTGGACTCCGGCGCCTGCGGCTGACCGGCGGCGAGCCGACCATCCGGCCCGAACTCGTGCGTTTGGTGCAGATGCTCCGCGCCGTGCCCGGCATCGAGGACATCGCGCTCTCGACCAACGGCGCCAAGCTCCCGACGATGGCGCGCGAGCTCCGCGCCGCGGGCCTCGACCGCGTGAACCTCAGCGCCGACTCGCTACGCCCCGAACGCATCGTCGCCATCGCGCGGCGCGACCTCAAGTTCGAGCCCGTGCAGGCGATTCGTGCCGCGCTTGCCGCCGGGCTCGAGCCGGTGAAGGTGAACGTGGTCGTGATGCGCGGCCTCAACGATGACGAGATCGAGGACTTCGCGCGGCTGACGCTCGAGTTGCCGATCCACGTCCGGTTCATCGAGTTGATGCCGGTCGGAGAGATGGCCCACCTGACCGACGCGCACATCGTGCCGAGCGACGAGGTCCTGCGCCGCGTGGCGGGCATCGCCCCGCTTGAGGGTGCCGCCGGCCCGGCCAAGGGCAACGGGCCCGCCAAGTACTACCGCCTCGCCGGGGCCGCCGGCACGGTGGGTGTCATCACGCCGATGACGCACACCTACTGCGGCGACTGCAACCGCGTGCGCCTCACCGCCGACGGCCGTCTCCGCACCTGCCTGTACGGTGACCACGAGGTGAACCTGCGCGAGCCGCTGCGGGCAGGTCTTGGACTGGAGCCGCTGTTTGTCCAGGCGCTGGCCGAGAAGCCGAAGGAGCACAATCTGTTGCAACTGAGGGTGGGTGGGCTGAAGGCGCTGTCGCAGGTTGGAGGGTGA
- a CDS encoding MoaD/ThiS family protein, translating to MTPSVKHRVQLFASWSDTLGPMVEVELPDGARVSDLLATLAAQAKAKSPKPLPRPLVAVNQRYAKPDQALAAGDELAIIPPVAGG from the coding sequence GTGACCCCCTCCGTGAAGCACCGCGTCCAGCTTTTCGCCTCCTGGAGCGACACCCTCGGCCCAATGGTCGAGGTCGAGTTGCCGGATGGCGCGCGCGTGAGCGACCTGCTCGCCACGCTCGCCGCACAAGCCAAGGCCAAGTCCCCCAAGCCCTTGCCGCGTCCTCTGGTGGCGGTGAACCAGCGCTATGCCAAGCCGGACCAGGCGCTAGCCGCCGGGGACGAACTCGCGATCATCCCTCCGGTCGCGGGCGGCTGA
- a CDS encoding succinate dehydrogenase cytochrome b subunit, which produces MAALLQFWNSTIGKKWVMAVTGIGLVLFAVAHMAGNLQVFLGASVFNAYAHALQSLGALLWIARIGLLVMAVLHIISALQLTAIAKAARPQDYVKRESQIATLASRTMRWGGVVLAVFLVFHILHFTTGHLHPAFSKGGAYGNVVLGFKVWWVTAFYVIAMSLFGLHLYHGVWAGFRTLGVAKPNPMPMERKLALGVAIVTWAGFIIVPIAVALGIVD; this is translated from the coding sequence ATGGCCGCGTTGCTGCAATTTTGGAATTCGACGATCGGCAAGAAGTGGGTGATGGCCGTGACTGGCATCGGCCTCGTGCTCTTTGCCGTCGCCCATATGGCCGGGAACCTGCAGGTGTTCCTCGGTGCCAGCGTCTTCAATGCCTACGCGCACGCGCTGCAGTCCCTCGGAGCGCTGCTGTGGATCGCGCGCATCGGCCTGCTGGTGATGGCCGTGCTGCACATCATCTCGGCGCTGCAGCTGACGGCCATCGCGAAGGCCGCGCGGCCGCAGGACTACGTGAAGCGCGAGTCGCAGATCGCCACGCTGGCCTCGCGCACGATGCGCTGGGGCGGGGTGGTGCTGGCGGTCTTCCTGGTCTTCCACATCCTGCACTTCACCACCGGCCACCTGCACCCGGCGTTCAGCAAGGGGGGCGCCTACGGCAACGTGGTGCTGGGCTTCAAGGTGTGGTGGGTCACCGCGTTCTACGTGATCGCGATGAGCCTCTTCGGCCTGCACCTGTACCACGGCGTCTGGGCCGGCTTCCGCACGCTGGGCGTGGCCAAGCCCAACCCGATGCCGATGGAGCGCAAGCTGGCGCTGGGCGTCGCGATCGTGACCTGGGCGGGATTCATCATCGTGCCGATCGCGGTCGCGCTCGGCATCGTCGACTGA
- the mdh gene encoding malate dehydrogenase codes for MVNKITVVGAGNVGATAAQRIAEKELARTVVMVDVAEGIPQGKGLDQWQSAPIEGFDSRVIGTNGYDETKDSDIVVITAGIARKPGMSRDDLLNTNAGIVKSLSEQIKKTSPNAIVIVVSNPLDVMCWVAKEATGFPKERVIGMAGVLDTARYRAFLATALDVSVRDIQAMVLGGHGDTMVPLISYTTVSGIPITQLMDRATLDAIVDRTRNGGAEIVKHLKTGSAYYAPSSGAVQMVEAIVNDQKRILPCSAWLDGEYGEKGIFLGVPVKLGRNGIEKIIDVSLTADEKAALAKSAQAVREPMSVVKL; via the coding sequence ATGGTCAACAAGATTACCGTCGTCGGAGCCGGCAACGTCGGCGCTACCGCGGCGCAGCGCATCGCCGAGAAGGAACTCGCTCGCACCGTCGTGATGGTGGACGTGGCGGAGGGCATCCCGCAGGGCAAGGGCCTCGACCAGTGGCAGTCGGCGCCGATCGAGGGCTTCGACAGCCGCGTCATCGGCACGAACGGCTACGACGAGACCAAGGACTCGGACATCGTCGTCATCACGGCCGGCATCGCCCGCAAGCCGGGGATGAGCCGCGACGACCTGCTCAACACCAACGCCGGCATCGTGAAGTCGCTGAGCGAGCAGATCAAGAAGACCTCGCCGAACGCGATCGTCATCGTGGTCTCCAACCCGCTCGACGTGATGTGCTGGGTGGCCAAGGAAGCCACGGGCTTCCCGAAGGAGCGCGTCATCGGGATGGCCGGCGTGCTCGACACCGCCCGCTACCGCGCATTCCTCGCCACGGCGCTCGACGTCTCCGTGCGCGACATCCAGGCGATGGTGCTCGGCGGCCACGGCGACACGATGGTGCCGCTCATCTCCTACACGACCGTCTCGGGCATCCCGATCACGCAGCTGATGGACAGGGCGACGCTCGACGCGATCGTGGACCGCACGCGCAACGGCGGCGCCGAGATCGTGAAGCACCTCAAGACCGGCTCGGCGTACTACGCGCCGTCCTCGGGCGCGGTGCAGATGGTCGAGGCCATCGTCAACGACCAGAAGCGCATCCTCCCCTGCTCGGCCTGGCTGGACGGCGAGTACGGCGAGAAGGGCATCTTCCTCGGCGTGCCGGTGAAGCTCGGCCGGAACGGCATCGAGAAGATCATCGACGTGTCGCTCACCGCGGACGAGAAGGCGGCGCTGGCCAAGAGCGCACAGGCCGTGCGCGAACCGATGAGCGTGGTCAAGCTGTGA
- a CDS encoding succinate dehydrogenase/fumarate reductase iron-sulfur subunit, with protein sequence MNVTLHVWRQAGPGVPGEMVTYPAPAISPDMSFLEMLDVVNERLIEKGEQPIAFDHDCREGICGACGMMINGAAHGPMRLTTTCQLHMRSFKDGDDIYIEPWRAQAFPVVKDLVVDRSAFDRIIQSGGFISAPTGTPQDANAIPIAKQDADLAMDNAACIGCGACVAACPNASASLFTAAKIAHLGVLPQGQPERRKRALDMVARMDLEGFGGCSLFGECMAACPKGISIDAIQQMNRDYAVAVATKGEGKEWVGAA encoded by the coding sequence ATGAACGTGACGCTGCACGTCTGGCGCCAGGCCGGCCCCGGCGTGCCCGGGGAGATGGTGACCTACCCGGCGCCGGCGATCAGCCCCGATATGAGCTTCCTCGAGATGCTCGACGTGGTGAACGAGCGGCTCATCGAGAAGGGCGAGCAGCCCATCGCGTTCGACCACGACTGCCGCGAGGGCATCTGCGGCGCCTGCGGGATGATGATCAACGGCGCGGCCCACGGGCCGATGCGCCTGACGACGACCTGCCAGCTGCATATGCGCAGCTTCAAGGACGGCGACGATATCTACATCGAGCCGTGGCGCGCGCAGGCCTTCCCGGTGGTGAAGGATCTCGTGGTGGACCGTTCGGCGTTTGACCGCATCATCCAGTCCGGCGGGTTCATCTCCGCGCCGACGGGCACGCCGCAGGATGCGAATGCGATCCCGATCGCCAAGCAGGACGCGGACCTCGCGATGGACAACGCGGCCTGCATCGGCTGCGGCGCTTGCGTGGCCGCCTGCCCGAATGCGTCGGCGTCGCTGTTCACGGCGGCGAAGATCGCGCACCTCGGTGTGTTGCCGCAGGGGCAGCCGGAGCGGCGGAAGCGGGCTTTGGATATGGTCGCCCGTATGGATCTCGAAGGCTTCGGCGGCTGCTCGCTATTCGGCGAGTGTATGGCGGCTTGTCCGAAGGGGATCTCGATTGATGCGATCCAGCAGATGAATCGGGATTATGCGGTGGCGGTGGCGACGAAGGGGGAGGGGAAGGAGTGGGTAGGGGCGGCGTAG
- a CDS encoding fumarate reductase/succinate dehydrogenase flavoprotein subunit yields MALKLDAKIPSGPLAEKWDKHRFEMKLVNPANKRKFHIVVVGSGLAGASAAATLSELGYNVSCFCYQDSPRRAHSIAAQGGINAAKNYRNDGDSVQRLFYDTIKGGDFRAREANVYRLAQVSVDIIDQCVAQGVPFAREYGGLLANRSFGGAQVSRTFYARGQTGQQLLIGAYQALEKEIAKGGVKMYERHEMLELVLVDGKARGIIVRDMVTGEIESHAADAVILATGGYGNVFYLSTNAKGCNVTATYRAYKKGAAFGNPCFTQIHPTCIPVAGDHQSKLTLMSESLRNDGRVWVPKRKEDCGKEPSQIPEEDRDYYLERKYPSFGNLSPRDIASRAAKEACDDGRGVGPGGRGVYLDFADAIKRLGKPAIEERYGNLFEMYQRITDEDPYERPMRIYPAVHYTMGGLWVDYNLMSTIPGLHVAGEANFSDHGANRLGASALMQGLADGYFVIPYTIGDYLASTKLEKVTAEHPAFREAKEQVEQRTKRLLSINGQRTVDSFHRQLGQIMWDKCGMARSAEGLKQALVEIPKLREEFWQNVRVPGSGAELNQSLEKAGRVADFLEFAELMCIDALHREESCGGHFRSEHQTEDGEAKRDDANFAYVAAWEYAGEGKAPILNKEPLHFENVHLSTRSYK; encoded by the coding sequence ATGGCACTCAAGCTCGACGCCAAGATCCCCAGCGGGCCGCTGGCGGAGAAGTGGGACAAGCACCGCTTCGAGATGAAGCTGGTGAACCCGGCCAACAAGCGGAAATTCCACATCGTCGTGGTGGGCTCCGGCCTCGCCGGCGCCAGCGCCGCCGCGACGCTCAGCGAGCTCGGCTACAATGTGTCCTGCTTCTGCTACCAGGACTCGCCGCGGCGCGCGCACTCGATCGCGGCGCAGGGCGGCATCAACGCCGCCAAGAACTACCGCAACGACGGCGACTCGGTGCAGCGGCTGTTCTACGACACCATCAAGGGCGGCGACTTCCGCGCCCGCGAGGCCAATGTGTACCGCCTCGCGCAGGTGTCGGTGGATATCATCGACCAGTGCGTGGCGCAGGGCGTGCCCTTCGCGCGCGAGTACGGCGGACTGCTGGCCAACCGCTCCTTCGGCGGCGCGCAGGTCTCGCGCACCTTCTACGCGCGCGGCCAGACCGGGCAGCAGCTGCTCATCGGCGCCTACCAGGCGTTGGAGAAGGAGATCGCCAAGGGCGGCGTGAAGATGTACGAGCGCCACGAGATGCTCGAGCTGGTGCTCGTGGACGGCAAGGCCCGCGGCATCATCGTGCGCGATATGGTCACCGGCGAGATCGAGTCGCACGCGGCGGACGCGGTGATCCTCGCGACCGGCGGCTACGGCAACGTCTTCTACCTCTCGACCAACGCCAAGGGCTGCAACGTCACCGCGACCTACCGCGCCTACAAGAAGGGCGCGGCCTTCGGGAATCCCTGCTTCACGCAGATCCACCCGACCTGCATCCCGGTCGCGGGCGACCATCAGTCCAAGCTCACGCTGATGTCCGAGTCGTTGCGCAACGATGGGCGCGTGTGGGTGCCCAAGCGCAAGGAAGACTGCGGCAAGGAGCCGTCGCAGATTCCGGAAGAGGACCGCGACTACTACCTGGAGCGGAAGTACCCGAGCTTCGGCAACCTGAGCCCGCGCGACATCGCCTCGCGTGCCGCCAAGGAAGCCTGCGACGACGGCCGCGGCGTGGGGCCCGGCGGGCGCGGCGTGTACCTCGACTTCGCCGACGCCATCAAGCGGCTCGGCAAGCCGGCCATCGAGGAGCGCTACGGCAATCTCTTCGAGATGTACCAGCGCATCACCGACGAGGACCCCTACGAGCGTCCGATGCGCATCTACCCCGCCGTGCACTACACGATGGGCGGCCTCTGGGTCGACTACAACCTGATGAGCACCATCCCCGGCCTGCACGTGGCCGGTGAGGCGAACTTCTCCGACCACGGCGCCAACCGCCTCGGCGCCTCGGCGCTGATGCAGGGCCTCGCCGACGGCTACTTCGTGATCCCGTACACCATCGGCGACTACCTCGCGAGCACCAAGCTCGAGAAGGTGACGGCCGAGCACCCCGCGTTCCGCGAGGCCAAGGAGCAGGTGGAGCAGCGGACCAAGCGCCTGCTGTCCATCAACGGCCAGCGCACGGTGGATTCGTTCCACCGCCAGCTCGGGCAGATTATGTGGGACAAGTGCGGAATGGCGCGCAGCGCCGAGGGGCTCAAGCAAGCGTTGGTGGAGATCCCCAAGCTGCGCGAGGAGTTCTGGCAGAACGTGCGGGTGCCGGGCAGCGGCGCCGAGCTCAACCAGAGCCTGGAGAAGGCCGGCCGCGTGGCCGACTTCCTCGAGTTCGCCGAGTTGATGTGCATCGACGCGCTGCACCGTGAGGAGAGCTGCGGTGGGCACTTCCGCAGCGAGCACCAGACAGAGGACGGCGAAGCCAAGCGCGACGACGCCAACTTCGCCTACGTGGCGGCCTGGGAGTATGCCGGGGAGGGGAAGGCGCCCATCCTCAACAAGGAACCGCTCCACTTCGAGAACGTCCACCTGAGCACGCGGAGCTACAAGTGA
- a CDS encoding molybdenum cofactor biosynthesis protein MoaE has translation MRTALVEHPLDPTALLAEVANVGSGATTVFVGTVRRTNQGREVTGIDYSAYAPMAAAEMQRIAEEAAERFGTPHIVIEHRLGTLSLGEASIAIAVSHERRAAAMDAQRYIIEEFKARVPIWKREHYVDGERAWVDNTGGTLAAAPDAVEAS, from the coding sequence ATGCGGACGGCCCTCGTTGAGCACCCGCTCGACCCCACGGCGTTGCTGGCGGAGGTCGCGAACGTCGGCTCCGGCGCCACGACCGTCTTCGTCGGAACCGTGCGGCGGACCAACCAAGGTCGCGAGGTGACTGGCATCGACTACTCGGCCTACGCGCCGATGGCTGCGGCCGAGATGCAGCGCATCGCAGAGGAAGCAGCCGAGCGCTTCGGTACGCCACACATCGTCATCGAGCATCGCCTGGGGACCCTCAGCCTCGGCGAGGCCAGCATCGCCATTGCCGTGTCGCACGAGCGTCGGGCGGCGGCGATGGACGCACAGCGCTACATCATCGAGGAGTTCAAGGCCCGCGTGCCTATCTGGAAGCGCGAGCACTACGTGGACGGCGAGCGCGCCTGGGTGGACAACACCGGCGGCACCCTGGCTGCTGCGCCCGACGCCGTGGAGGCCTCGTGA